The Catenulispora sp. EB89 genome includes a region encoding these proteins:
- a CDS encoding primosomal protein N' — MEALEQKNTEGRPDDKPTEVPLLDVPNAPETPSQTAVDKPRPPTAADDPRQAARRTARQSARQSARQAKPKPPREPAAELPYAQVVLHLELSHLDRAFDYLVPSDLDADAQPGVRVRVRFAGQLVDGFVIGRVAESDFAGRFEYLQKVVSPLPVLTPEILDLARTVADRYAGTLADVLRLAVPPRHASAEKTSAREPDLGPGKPVDGAPWGVYGGGREFIKALQRKTAPKLPRAVWTCLPATDWATAIATAMYAVATDAVVFPEPEPAPVPASAEGTETAEVVADPDAIVIADDPAIPDLAPDPTDPALPDPDLPTDYDIDPENLRDLDDDRYSDAEAESPTELPDKGPADVVSAAASASASAVVSSETHSGADPLHVPGRGALAIVPDHRDLARLDAALTEIAGPGHHVVLSEELGPAKRYQNWLAVLRGDVKMVIGTRSAMFAPVADLGLVAVWDDGDDLHAEPRAPYPHVREVLLLRAHSTGAAALIGGYTCTAEGAQLVESRWAYPLTAFRSTVRAKSPLIRTSGEEQEKERDPAAAAARLPNLAWRTARAALNDGPVLVQVPRGGYAPSLACIRCRKHARCNHCHGPLELSSGHAMASCLWCGRPAGGWRCDGVVNDRPCGGDRFRMLTIGVHRTAEELGRAFANTKVIFSAGNSVLSQVSDKSALVVATPGAEPVADGGYAAALLLDGWSLLARRDLRAGEEALRRWLNAAALVRPGGEGGKVVIMAEPGLAPVQALVRWDPVWHARRELVDRGELHYPPLARVAELTGTPAAVAEELSLLRLPEAAEILGPVLVDVPRSDDRAAQKPDTRSGKNTDPLGRREGADRPRAAVEEGPRQQLHRALVRVPRRLGGDLAEAVREAQGVRSARKAEDWVRVRIDPVQIG; from the coding sequence GTGGAGGCGCTGGAGCAGAAGAACACGGAGGGAAGGCCGGACGACAAGCCGACTGAGGTTCCGTTGCTGGACGTGCCCAATGCCCCCGAAACGCCGTCGCAGACCGCCGTCGACAAGCCGCGGCCGCCGACGGCCGCCGACGATCCCCGGCAGGCCGCGCGGCGCACGGCCCGCCAGTCGGCACGTCAGTCGGCACGTCAGGCCAAGCCCAAGCCGCCGCGCGAACCCGCGGCGGAGCTGCCCTATGCGCAGGTCGTGCTGCACCTTGAACTCAGCCACCTGGACCGCGCCTTCGACTACCTCGTGCCGTCCGATCTGGACGCCGACGCCCAACCCGGCGTCCGGGTCCGCGTCCGCTTCGCCGGTCAGCTCGTCGACGGCTTCGTCATCGGCCGCGTCGCCGAGTCCGACTTCGCCGGCCGCTTCGAGTACCTGCAGAAGGTCGTGTCGCCGCTCCCGGTCCTGACCCCGGAGATCCTGGACCTGGCACGCACTGTCGCCGACCGCTATGCGGGGACGCTTGCAGACGTCCTCCGTCTGGCGGTACCGCCGCGCCACGCGAGCGCGGAGAAGACCTCTGCCAGGGAACCGGATCTGGGCCCTGGAAAGCCCGTCGACGGAGCGCCATGGGGCGTCTATGGCGGCGGTCGCGAGTTCATAAAGGCTCTCCAACGCAAGACGGCGCCCAAGCTCCCGCGCGCGGTGTGGACCTGCCTCCCGGCCACGGACTGGGCCACCGCTATCGCGACCGCCATGTACGCCGTGGCGACCGACGCTGTCGTGTTCCCGGAGCCCGAGCCCGCTCCGGTACCGGCGAGCGCCGAGGGAACCGAGACCGCGGAAGTGGTCGCGGACCCCGACGCGATCGTGATCGCCGACGACCCGGCCATCCCGGACCTCGCCCCCGACCCGACCGATCCCGCGCTCCCGGACCCGGACCTGCCCACCGACTACGACATCGACCCCGAGAACCTCAGGGATCTGGACGACGATCGCTATAGCGACGCCGAAGCCGAATCCCCTACAGAGCTCCCCGATAAAGGTCCGGCCGACGTAGTAAGTGCGGCAGCCAGTGCCAGTGCCAGTGCGGTAGTGAGTAGCGAAACGCACAGCGGAGCCGACCCCCTCCACGTCCCCGGCCGAGGCGCCCTGGCCATCGTCCCCGACCACCGCGACCTGGCCCGCCTGGACGCCGCCCTCACCGAGATCGCCGGCCCCGGCCACCACGTCGTCCTGTCCGAAGAACTCGGCCCCGCCAAGCGCTACCAGAACTGGCTGGCCGTCCTGCGTGGCGACGTGAAGATGGTGATCGGCACGCGCTCCGCCATGTTCGCCCCGGTCGCCGACCTCGGCCTGGTCGCGGTCTGGGACGACGGCGACGACCTCCACGCCGAGCCCCGCGCCCCCTACCCGCACGTCCGCGAAGTCCTTCTTCTGCGTGCGCATTCCACAGGTGCGGCCGCGCTTATCGGCGGCTACACGTGTACCGCGGAAGGTGCGCAACTCGTGGAGAGCCGATGGGCATATCCGCTTACTGCGTTCCGCTCTACTGTGCGCGCGAAGTCGCCCCTGATCCGTACCTCTGGAGAGGAACAGGAGAAGGAGAGGGATCCGGCGGCAGCAGCCGCCCGCCTGCCGAACCTCGCCTGGCGAACCGCGCGCGCCGCCCTCAACGACGGCCCGGTCCTCGTCCAAGTACCGCGCGGCGGCTATGCGCCGTCCCTGGCGTGCATCCGCTGTAGAAAGCACGCGCGCTGCAACCACTGTCACGGCCCTCTGGAACTCTCCTCAGGGCACGCCATGGCGTCCTGCCTATGGTGCGGACGCCCAGCCGGCGGCTGGCGCTGCGACGGCGTCGTCAACGACCGCCCCTGCGGCGGCGACCGCTTCCGCATGCTTACCATCGGCGTCCACCGCACTGCCGAAGAGCTCGGCCGCGCCTTCGCCAACACAAAGGTCATCTTCTCGGCGGGGAACTCCGTCTTGTCGCAGGTGTCCGACAAGTCGGCCCTCGTAGTGGCGACTCCTGGAGCCGAACCCGTAGCGGACGGAGGCTATGCGGCCGCGCTTCTCCTGGACGGCTGGTCCCTTCTGGCTCGAAGAGACCTGCGCGCTGGAGAGGAAGCCCTGCGGCGCTGGCTTAACGCTGCCGCACTGGTACGTCCCGGGGGAGAAGGCGGCAAGGTCGTCATCATGGCCGAGCCGGGACTGGCGCCGGTCCAGGCGCTCGTGCGCTGGGACCCGGTCTGGCACGCCCGCCGAGAACTGGTCGACCGCGGCGAGCTGCACTACCCGCCTCTGGCCCGGGTGGCGGAACTCACCGGTACCCCTGCCGCGGTCGCTGAGGAACTGAGCCTGCTCCGGCTGCCCGAAGCGGCCGAGATCCTCGGCCCGGTCCTGGTGGACGTCCCGAGATCGGACGACCGGGCCGCGCAGAAGCCTGACACCCGGTCCGGCAAGAACACCGACCCCCTGGGCCGTCGGGAGGGAGCAGACCGGCCCCGCGCCGCTGTTGAGGAGGGCCCGCGCCAGCAACTGCACCGCGCGCTGGTCCGCGTCCCCCGCCGCCTCGGCGGAGACCTGGCCGAGGCGGTCCGGGAAGCCCAGGGCGTCCGCAGCGCCCGCAAAGCCGAGGACTGGGTCCGCGTCCGCATCGACCCGGTCCAGATCGGCTGA
- the def gene encoding peptide deformylase translates to MTVQPIRLFGDPVLTTSAAPVVDFDKELRTLVKDLSETMLDAPGTGLAAPQIGVGLRVFTWHVDEQLGHLVNPSLDLSDEEQEGDEGCLSIPDLAFPCKRALRVVAKGWNMHGEPVEIEGSELLARCIQHETDHLDGVLFIDRLDREWRKKAMRAIRLADWANEGGPEPVVKVSPHATFGRAI, encoded by the coding sequence TTGACCGTCCAGCCGATCCGCCTCTTCGGCGACCCGGTCCTGACCACCTCGGCCGCGCCGGTCGTCGACTTCGACAAGGAGCTCCGCACCCTTGTCAAGGACCTCAGCGAAACCATGTTGGACGCCCCCGGCACCGGCCTGGCCGCCCCGCAGATCGGCGTGGGCCTGCGGGTCTTCACCTGGCACGTCGACGAACAGCTCGGCCACCTGGTGAATCCCAGCCTGGACCTGTCCGACGAGGAGCAGGAGGGTGACGAGGGCTGTCTGTCCATCCCGGACCTGGCGTTCCCCTGCAAACGCGCCCTGCGCGTGGTCGCCAAGGGCTGGAACATGCACGGCGAGCCGGTGGAGATCGAGGGCAGCGAGCTGCTGGCGCGCTGCATCCAGCATGAGACCGACCACCTGGACGGCGTGCTGTTCATCGACCGCCTGGACCGCGAGTGGCGCAAGAAGGCGATGCGCGCGATCCGGCTGGCCGACTGGGCCAACGAGGGCGGCCCCGAGCCGGTCGTGAAGGTGTCCCCGCACGCGACCTTCGGGCGGGCGATCTGA
- the fmt gene encoding methionyl-tRNA formyltransferase, with product MRILFAGTPEPALPSLRALLDSRHEVVAVLTRPDARSGRGRRMEASPVAKLAEEAGVEVLKPEKVRDSAFLERLAEISPDCCPIVAYGGLIPKSALDVPRHGWVNLHFSLLPAWRGAAPVQQALLHGDEITGASTFLLEEGLDTGPVFGTVTDEIRRTDTSGDLLARLAESGARLLAATLDAIEDGTARPVPQPADGVTLAPKVLADDARIDWTAPALRVDRLVRACTPAPGAWTVLPGADGEEDLRVKIFPVTALPGSTEVPPGRIVQDSRGLMVGTGSGHTVRLGDVQPQGKRRMPAADWARGLRLTGDEAFV from the coding sequence ATGCGCATCCTGTTCGCCGGCACCCCCGAGCCCGCGCTGCCCTCCCTGCGCGCGCTGCTGGACTCCCGCCACGAGGTGGTCGCGGTCCTGACCCGCCCCGACGCCCGCTCCGGCCGCGGCCGCCGCATGGAGGCCTCGCCGGTGGCGAAGCTGGCCGAGGAGGCCGGCGTAGAGGTGCTCAAGCCCGAGAAGGTGCGCGACTCGGCGTTCCTGGAGCGGCTGGCCGAGATCTCCCCGGACTGCTGCCCGATCGTCGCCTACGGCGGCCTGATCCCGAAGTCGGCGCTGGACGTCCCGCGCCACGGCTGGGTCAACCTGCACTTCTCGCTGCTGCCGGCCTGGCGCGGTGCGGCCCCGGTGCAGCAGGCGCTGCTGCACGGCGACGAGATCACCGGCGCCTCCACCTTCCTGCTGGAGGAGGGCCTGGACACCGGCCCGGTCTTCGGCACGGTCACCGACGAGATCCGCCGCACCGACACCAGCGGCGACCTGCTCGCCCGGCTCGCCGAGTCCGGCGCCCGGCTGCTGGCCGCCACCCTGGACGCCATCGAGGACGGCACCGCGCGCCCCGTGCCCCAGCCGGCCGACGGCGTCACGCTGGCCCCGAAGGTGCTGGCCGACGACGCCCGGATCGACTGGACGGCCCCGGCGCTGCGCGTGGACCGGCTGGTCCGCGCCTGCACCCCGGCCCCCGGCGCCTGGACCGTCCTGCCGGGCGCGGACGGCGAGGAGGACCTGCGGGTGAAGATCTTCCCGGTCACCGCGCTGCCCGGGAGCACCGAGGTCCCGCCGGGCCGGATCGTGCAGGACTCGCGAGGATTGATGGTGGGCACCGGAAGCGGGCACACGGTGCGGCTCGGCGACGTGCAGCCGCAGGGCAAGCGGCGGATGCCCGCGGCGGACTGGGCACGCGGCCTGCGGCTGACCGGGGACGAGGCGTTCGTCTGA
- a CDS encoding RsmB/NOP family class I SAM-dependent RNA methyltransferase produces MAPRTSTSTADPARSAALEVLEAVRTRDAYANLLLPRVLRERGLTGRDAAFATELSYGTLRWLGTYDAIIAACVDRELDAVDPVVLDALRLGTHQLLAMDVPPHAAVSTTVDLVRAVSNEGASRFANAILRRVGQGDLQAWINRVAPNSQEDPEGFLAVSRSHPRWIVSALWDSLQAHRGAQRAHGDIGELLDADNARPGVTLVTRPGLARVEELTDLGALAARYSPYAAYLAGGDPGALPPVREGRAGVQDEGSQLVAMALAAAPLEGRDERWLDMCAGPGGKAALLAGLALERGASLLANEIAPHRAQLVRRALRGYGERLVGFDGVAGRDWSEAVSADEDGPDDEGGVGVVVGAGAGADAGVGVGIGSDGGADDADSASESGHSDGAGTSAGTVPPGPGALQVIAADGIRAPWKPGSFDRVMLDAPCTGLGALRRRPESRWRRTPDDLERLTRVQRRLLSSALDSVRPGGLVAYVTCSPHLEETRDVVRQVVKARRDVERVDARPYLPGVPDLGGGPDVQLWPHLHGTDAMYLALLRRS; encoded by the coding sequence ATGGCACCGCGCACGTCCACCTCCACCGCCGACCCGGCCCGCTCCGCCGCGCTCGAAGTCCTGGAGGCGGTCCGCACCCGGGACGCCTACGCGAACCTCCTGCTGCCGCGGGTGCTGCGCGAGCGCGGGCTGACCGGCCGCGACGCCGCGTTCGCCACCGAGCTGTCCTACGGCACCCTGCGCTGGCTCGGGACCTACGACGCGATCATCGCCGCGTGCGTGGACCGCGAGCTGGACGCGGTGGACCCGGTGGTGCTGGACGCGCTGCGCCTGGGCACGCACCAGCTGCTGGCGATGGACGTCCCGCCGCACGCCGCCGTCTCGACCACGGTCGACCTGGTGCGCGCGGTCTCCAACGAGGGCGCCTCGCGGTTCGCCAACGCGATCCTGCGGCGGGTCGGCCAGGGCGACCTGCAGGCGTGGATCAACCGCGTCGCGCCGAACTCGCAGGAGGACCCTGAGGGCTTCCTCGCGGTGTCGCGGTCGCACCCGCGCTGGATCGTGTCAGCGCTCTGGGACTCGTTGCAGGCGCACCGCGGTGCGCAGCGCGCGCACGGGGACATCGGGGAGCTGCTGGACGCCGACAACGCGCGTCCGGGGGTCACGCTGGTGACGCGGCCGGGCCTGGCGCGGGTCGAAGAGCTCACCGATCTCGGGGCGCTGGCGGCGCGGTACTCGCCGTACGCGGCGTATCTGGCCGGCGGCGACCCGGGCGCGCTGCCGCCGGTGCGCGAAGGGCGCGCCGGGGTCCAGGACGAGGGCAGCCAGCTGGTCGCCATGGCGTTGGCCGCGGCGCCGCTGGAGGGCCGGGACGAGCGGTGGCTGGACATGTGCGCCGGCCCCGGCGGGAAGGCGGCGCTGCTGGCCGGGCTCGCGCTGGAGCGCGGGGCGTCGCTGCTGGCGAACGAGATCGCGCCGCATCGGGCCCAGCTTGTTCGCAGGGCGCTGCGGGGCTATGGAGAGCGGTTGGTCGGCTTTGACGGAGTGGCCGGGCGTGACTGGTCGGAGGCGGTGTCGGCGGACGAGGACGGGCCCGATGACGAGGGCGGCGTCGGCGTCGTGGTCGGTGCTGGTGCTGGTGCCGATGCGGGCGTCGGGGTCGGGATCGGTAGCGATGGCGGCGCGGATGACGCCGACTCGGCGTCTGAGTCCGGTCACAGTGACGGTGCAGGTACTAGTGCGGGGACAGTGCCCCCGGGCCCCGGCGCTCTCCAGGTGATCGCCGCCGACGGCATCCGCGCGCCCTGGAAGCCGGGTTCCTTCGACCGCGTCATGCTCGACGCCCCCTGCACCGGCCTCGGCGCGCTGCGTCGCCGTCCGGAGTCGCGCTGGCGGCGCACGCCGGACGACCTCGAACGGCTGACCCGCGTGCAGCGCCGACTGTTGTCCTCTGCGCTGGACTCTGTGCGGCCCGGGGGACTGGTCGCCTATGTGACGTGCTCCCCGCATCTGGAGGAGACGCGCGACGTGGTCCGGCAGGTGGTCAAGGCACGGCGGGACGTGGAGCGGGTCGACGCCCGGCCGTACCTGCCCGGCGTGCCCGATCTCGGTGGCGGTCCCGATGTCCAGCTCTGGCCGCATCTGCACGGTACCGACGCTATGTATCTGGCGCTTCTGCGCCGTTCCTGA
- a CDS encoding M1 family metallopeptidase: MLRSDDTGHSWSGTEKISFANSGTVPITEFWIRLWGNGDAGCGATQPERISNLSGGSIAETEQKCTAFRIVLDSALAPGARTEIGFALAIDVPVRADRFGVNGVDTYVGDALAVLAVKDEHGWELPPYVDFGESFYSLTADYDVTLDHPATLQVPSTGAIAGETHEGDRVVTHISAPKVRDFSWSAGAFHHASMTSATGVTIDAYWPNSESDSNCQSLMRYAAGAIDAYSARYGAYPYPRFSIVFDEFGSAFDGMEYPNYVLSSASEGAVAHEVAHQWWFALVGDDQYRHPWLDEAFAEYSAEEFQGATTPAHNCDWIASDERMDASMDTYEKTGDYLYHDAVYHEGTCMLFDLEHTLGRDAMDRMLRGLFTKFEYGVERPDDVRAMAQSVAGRDLSAFWVKWRNTGD; the protein is encoded by the coding sequence GTGCTCAGGAGCGATGACACCGGGCACTCCTGGAGCGGGACCGAGAAGATCTCGTTCGCGAACTCTGGAACCGTCCCCATTACGGAGTTCTGGATAAGGCTGTGGGGCAACGGAGACGCCGGCTGTGGCGCCACGCAGCCGGAACGCATCAGCAACCTGAGCGGCGGCTCGATAGCGGAGACAGAGCAGAAGTGCACAGCGTTCCGCATAGTGCTCGACAGCGCGTTGGCGCCAGGAGCGCGTACAGAGATTGGGTTCGCGCTCGCTATAGACGTACCGGTGCGGGCCGACCGGTTCGGGGTGAACGGCGTCGACACGTACGTGGGGGACGCCCTAGCGGTTCTGGCCGTCAAGGACGAACACGGCTGGGAGCTTCCTCCGTACGTCGACTTCGGGGAGAGCTTCTACTCGCTGACCGCGGACTACGACGTCACCCTCGACCATCCGGCGACGTTACAGGTCCCCTCGACAGGGGCGATCGCAGGGGAGACTCACGAGGGCGACCGGGTCGTCACGCATATATCGGCGCCCAAGGTGCGCGACTTCTCATGGTCGGCCGGCGCCTTCCACCACGCGAGCATGACCAGCGCCACCGGCGTGACGATCGACGCGTACTGGCCGAACTCGGAGAGCGATTCGAACTGCCAGTCCCTGATGCGCTATGCGGCCGGCGCTATAGACGCCTACTCAGCCCGCTACGGCGCCTATCCCTATCCGCGGTTCTCGATCGTCTTCGACGAGTTCGGGTCGGCCTTCGACGGGATGGAGTACCCGAACTACGTCCTGTCCTCCGCGTCCGAGGGGGCGGTCGCGCACGAGGTCGCGCATCAGTGGTGGTTCGCGCTTGTCGGCGACGACCAGTACCGGCATCCCTGGCTCGACGAGGCCTTCGCGGAGTACAGCGCGGAGGAGTTCCAGGGCGCCACGACGCCCGCGCACAACTGCGACTGGATCGCCTCTGACGAGCGTATGGACGCCTCCATGGACACCTATGAGAAGACCGGCGACTACCTCTACCACGATGCCGTCTACCACGAGGGCACGTGCATGCTGTTCGACCTGGAGCACACTCTGGGCCGCGACGCCATGGACCGGATGCTGCGCGGACTGTTCACCAAGTTCGAGTACGGAGTCGAACGCCCGGACGACGTCCGGGCGATGGCGCAGAGCGTCGCGGGACGGGACCTGTCCGCATTCTGGGTGAAGTGGCGTAACACCGGTGACTGA
- a CDS encoding T6SS immunity protein Tdi1 domain-containing protein, producing the protein MVNSGFSFETLQERMPAEPARGLAEHGTGGFADGFLQFLAPEALDDSLAEWLGGFQPARVPFARTALGDLLYIRDLRERAAALGLDADEVESAYDVSVVDVRYKKVSVLAFSFAEFTEGLSDPEFLEEELRKDLYDAAVPRLGRPGADEIFTFVPVLSCGGSEDPANLERGQADVALSILFQS; encoded by the coding sequence ATGGTGAATTCGGGATTCTCCTTCGAGACCCTTCAAGAGCGTATGCCGGCCGAACCCGCACGCGGCCTGGCGGAGCACGGCACCGGCGGCTTCGCCGACGGATTCCTGCAGTTCCTGGCGCCGGAAGCCCTCGACGACTCCTTGGCCGAATGGCTCGGCGGCTTCCAGCCGGCCCGCGTCCCGTTCGCGCGCACTGCTCTCGGCGACCTGCTCTATATACGCGATCTGAGGGAGCGGGCCGCCGCGCTCGGCCTGGACGCCGATGAGGTGGAGTCGGCCTATGACGTGTCCGTGGTCGACGTCCGCTACAAGAAGGTGAGCGTTCTGGCGTTCTCGTTCGCTGAGTTCACCGAAGGCCTGTCGGACCCTGAGTTCCTGGAGGAGGAACTGCGCAAGGACCTCTACGACGCCGCGGTGCCCCGGCTCGGACGTCCCGGCGCCGACGAGATCTTCACGTTCGTCCCGGTGCTCTCGTGCGGCGGCAGCGAGGACCCGGCGAACCTTGAGCGGGGCCAGGCGGACGTCGCGCTGTCGATCTTGTTCCAGTCCTAA
- a CDS encoding SDR family oxidoreductase: protein MTQQQRPVAVVTGVGRRAGIGAAIVEALARDGWDIGFTYWRPYDDRMDWGRDEEALAAITADAEAYGARVHAVEADLAVVETAGEVFAKVQGALGGVRALVMAHCESVDSSILDTTVESWDRHFAVNARASWLLVREFATRFAQPHGTGRIIALTSGAIVHNVPYGASKGTLDRLMVAAAVELRELGISANAVDPGPTQTGWMDDNLATYLKERTPLGRNGVPADCAELVAFLCSERGGWVNGQTLYSDGGFNAAR from the coding sequence ATGACGCAACAGCAGCGGCCGGTCGCCGTCGTGACAGGAGTCGGCAGGCGGGCGGGGATCGGCGCGGCGATCGTGGAGGCGTTGGCGCGCGACGGGTGGGACATCGGGTTCACCTATTGGCGTCCTTATGACGATCGCATGGACTGGGGACGCGATGAAGAGGCGCTTGCCGCCATCACCGCTGATGCCGAGGCGTACGGCGCGCGGGTGCACGCGGTCGAGGCGGACTTGGCGGTCGTGGAGACGGCTGGAGAGGTCTTCGCTAAGGTGCAGGGCGCTTTGGGCGGCGTCAGGGCTCTGGTGATGGCGCACTGCGAGTCCGTGGACTCCTCGATCCTCGACACCACGGTCGAGTCCTGGGACCGGCACTTCGCGGTCAACGCGCGGGCTTCGTGGCTGCTGGTCCGCGAGTTCGCGACGCGGTTCGCGCAGCCGCACGGCACCGGTCGGATCATCGCACTGACCAGCGGCGCCATTGTGCACAACGTGCCCTACGGGGCCAGCAAGGGCACGCTCGACCGGCTCATGGTGGCCGCCGCGGTGGAGCTGCGGGAGCTTGGCATCAGCGCCAACGCCGTGGATCCGGGGCCGACGCAGACCGGGTGGATGGACGACAACCTCGCCACCTACCTCAAGGAGCGCACTCCGTTGGGGCGCAACGGAGTGCCGGCGGACTGCGCGGAGCTGGTCGCGTTCCTGTGTTCGGAGCGCGGTGGCTGGGTGAACGGGCAGACGCTCTACAGCGATGGCGGATTCAACGCGGCGCGGTGA
- a CDS encoding AMP-binding protein, with product MSGNDDAGIRGEAHRKGPDSPALPDETIGANLTRIATAYPDRDALVECATGRRWTYAEFDAATAELARGLLAAGVAKGDRVGIWSPNCAEWVLVQYAAAKVGAILVNLNPAYRDHEIRFTLKQSGASLLFAATQVKSSDYVAMVNAVREDCPELQDVVFIGTPGWTAFVERGTTVPATALAERASRLHADDPVDIQYTSGTTGFPKGATLSHRNVLGNGYMVAEVQGWTHEDRVCLPVPLYHCFGMVMGNLGATSHGSCMVLPGQLFDPADTLRAVSEERCTVLYGVPTMFIAELALLEKSPDAYDLSSLRTGVMAGSPCPVEVMKRVIDEMGMTDVTIAYGMTETSPVSTQTRRDDSLQRRVATVGRVHPHVEIKIVDPDTDATLGYDEPGELCTRGYSVMLGYWNEPERTAEAVDGDGWMHTGDLAQMDADGYVAIVGRIKDMVIRGGENVYPREVEEFLYTHPDVEDVQVIGVPDEKYGEELMAWVRLRPGAQPLTAEAVRTFCEGRLTHYKIPRYVHIVDGFPMTVTGKVRKVEMREQAVGILGLK from the coding sequence ATGAGCGGCAATGACGACGCTGGCATCCGGGGCGAAGCGCACCGCAAGGGCCCCGACTCCCCCGCGCTCCCCGATGAGACCATCGGCGCGAACCTTACGCGGATCGCCACCGCGTACCCGGACCGCGACGCCCTCGTGGAGTGCGCGACCGGCCGGCGCTGGACGTACGCGGAGTTCGACGCCGCGACCGCGGAGCTGGCGCGCGGCCTGCTCGCCGCCGGCGTCGCCAAGGGCGACCGCGTGGGCATCTGGTCGCCGAACTGCGCCGAATGGGTCCTGGTCCAGTACGCGGCGGCCAAAGTCGGCGCGATCCTGGTGAACCTCAACCCGGCCTACCGCGACCACGAGATCCGCTTCACCCTCAAGCAGTCCGGCGCGAGCCTGCTGTTCGCCGCCACTCAAGTGAAGTCGAGCGACTACGTCGCGATGGTGAACGCAGTACGTGAGGACTGCCCAGAGCTCCAGGACGTCGTCTTCATCGGCACACCCGGCTGGACCGCCTTCGTAGAGCGCGGCACGACAGTGCCCGCCACGGCGCTCGCCGAACGCGCAAGCCGCCTGCACGCAGACGACCCCGTGGACATCCAGTACACATCCGGCACCACAGGGTTCCCCAAGGGCGCCACACTGTCGCATCGCAACGTCCTGGGGAACGGCTATATGGTCGCCGAAGTCCAGGGGTGGACCCATGAGGACCGCGTCTGTCTCCCGGTACCGCTCTACCACTGCTTCGGCATGGTGATGGGAAACCTCGGAGCCACCAGCCACGGCTCCTGCATGGTCCTCCCCGGGCAACTGTTCGACCCTGCAGACACTCTGCGCGCGGTCTCTGAAGAGCGCTGCACCGTCCTCTACGGTGTCCCCACTATGTTCATCGCAGAGTTGGCGCTCCTGGAGAAGTCCCCCGACGCCTACGACCTCAGCTCCCTGCGCACCGGGGTCATGGCCGGCTCCCCGTGCCCCGTCGAGGTGATGAAGCGGGTCATCGACGAGATGGGCATGACGGACGTGACCATCGCCTACGGCATGACCGAGACCTCCCCGGTCTCCACCCAGACCCGCCGCGACGACAGCCTGCAACGCCGCGTGGCCACCGTCGGCCGGGTCCACCCGCACGTCGAGATCAAGATCGTCGACCCGGACACCGACGCCACCCTCGGCTACGACGAACCCGGCGAGCTGTGCACCCGCGGCTACAGCGTCATGCTCGGCTACTGGAACGAGCCCGAGCGCACCGCGGAGGCCGTGGACGGCGACGGCTGGATGCACACCGGCGACCTCGCGCAGATGGACGCCGACGGCTACGTCGCCATCGTCGGCCGCATCAAGGACATGGTGATCCGCGGCGGCGAGAACGTATACCCGCGCGAGGTGGAGGAGTTCCTCTATACCCATCCCGACGTAGAGGACGTCCAAGTGATCGGCGTCCCCGACGAGAAGTACGGCGAGGAACTGATGGCCTGGGTCCGGCTACGGCCCGGCGCACAGCCGCTCACCGCAGAGGCCGTCCGCACGTTCTGCGAAGGACGTCTCACGCACTACAAGATCCCGCGCTATGTGCACATCGTGGACGGGTTCCCCATGACGGTCACCGGCAAGGTCCGCAAGGTAGAGATGCGGGAGCAGGCAGTCGGCATCCTCGGATTGAAGTGA
- a CDS encoding helix-turn-helix domain-containing protein → MRQDGGWLPSPDARPTRALALLITGLTDDAVARRLAVSRRTVQRAVRDLMDAAGARTRMQLGHHAACVGLPLPDPPSAAEPRHQPAPADLRLLALLLEDARVDRVLGVSPRSVEREVRRLMTLAGAKSRVQLGWLATRWGWL, encoded by the coding sequence ATGCGACAGGACGGAGGCTGGCTTCCCAGCCCTGACGCGCGGCCCACCAGGGCCCTGGCGCTGCTGATCACCGGCCTGACCGACGACGCGGTGGCCCGCCGGCTGGCGGTGAGTCGCCGGACGGTGCAGCGCGCGGTGCGGGACCTGATGGACGCCGCGGGCGCCCGGACCCGGATGCAGCTCGGCCATCACGCGGCGTGCGTGGGCCTGCCGCTGCCCGATCCGCCGTCGGCGGCGGAGCCCCGGCACCAGCCCGCGCCGGCCGACCTGCGGCTGCTGGCGCTGCTGCTGGAGGACGCGCGGGTGGACCGCGTGCTCGGGGTCAGCCCGCGGAGCGTGGAGCGGGAGGTGCGGCGGCTGATGACGCTGGCCGGGGCGAAGAGCCGGGTGCAGTTGGGGTGGCTGGCTACGCGGTGGGGTTGGTTGTAG